From a single Patagioenas fasciata isolate bPatFas1 chromosome 19, bPatFas1.hap1, whole genome shotgun sequence genomic region:
- the SUMF2 gene encoding inactive C-alpha-formylglycine-generating enzyme 2, with amino-acid sequence MGPGLVLLAGCWALALGVQDGMVQLPGGRFWMGPGSLEQRDGERPGREVTVEPFAIDKHPVTNRDFREFVREKKYKTEAEVFGWSFVFEDFVSEELKKKVTQKLESAPWWLPIEKAFWRQPSGPGSSIKDRLDYPVLHVSWNDAQTFCAWKGKRLPAEEEWEFAARGGLERRVYPWGNKFQPNRTNLWQGEFPRVDTADDGYHGVSPVAAFPPQNSYGLYDLLGNTWEWTASEYTSPGLSRQRAQKMQVLRGASWIDTADGSANHKALVTTRMGNTPDSASDNLSFRCAADVPPGTAEKHRTRPEL; translated from the exons ATGGGGCCGGGGCTGGTTCTCCTGGCCGGGTGCTGGGCGCTGG cgctgggggtgcaggacgGCATGGTGCAGCTGCCCGGCGGCAGGTTCTGGATGGGGCCCGGTTCGCTGGAGCAGAGGGACGGAGAGCGGCCCGGCCGGGAGGTGACGGTGGAGCCGTTCGCCATCGACAAGCACCCCGTCACCAACCGGGACTTCAG GGAGTTTGTcagagaaaagaaatacaaaacagaAGCAGAAGTGTTTGGCTGGAGCTTCGTCTTTGAAGATTTTGTATctgaagagctgaaaaaaaaagtcacccaaAAGCTGGAG TCTGCCCCATGGTGGCTGCCCATCGAGAAGGCTTTTTGGCGACAA CCCTCGGGTCCTGGCTCCAGCATAAAGGACAGGCTGGATTACCCGGTGCTGCACGTGAGCTGGAACGACGCGCAGACGTTCTGTGCCTGGAAGGGGAAGAGGCTCCCGGCGGAGGAGGAGTGGGAATTCGCTGCCCGGGGAGGGCTGGAGC GAAGGGTCTATCCCTGGGGGAACAAGTTTCAGCCGAACCGTACAAACCTGTGGCAG GGCGAGTTCCCGAGGGTGGACACGGCTGACGACGGGTATCACGGCGTCTCGCCGGTGGCAGCGTTCCCTCCTCAGAACAGCTATG GGCTCTACGACCTGCTGGGGAACACGTGGGAGTGGACGGCGTCCGAGTACACGAGCCCGGGGCTGTCGAGGCAGCGTGCTCAGAAAATGCAGGTGCTGAGAGGCGCCTCGTGGATCGACACCGCCGATGGGTCTGCAAATCATAAAGCTCTCGTGACTACCAG AATGGGGAACACACCGGACTCGGCCTCCGACAACCTCAGTTTCCGCTGCGCTGCCGACGTCCCCCCCGGCACAGCCGAGAAACACCGGACCAGACCCGAGCTCTGA